A DNA window from Vigna angularis cultivar LongXiaoDou No.4 chromosome 1, ASM1680809v1, whole genome shotgun sequence contains the following coding sequences:
- the LOC108323395 gene encoding 40S ribosomal protein S16 has protein sequence MAQTPPALEQVQCFGRKKTAVAVTYCKRGRGLIKINGCPIELVEPEILRFKAFEPILLLGRHRFAGVDMRIRVKGGGHTSQIYAIRQSIAKALVAYYQKYVDEQSKKEIKDILVRYDRTLLVADPRRCEPKKFGGRGARARFQKSYR, from the coding sequence ATGGCGCAGACACCACCAGCATTAGAGCAGGTCCAGTGCTTCGGCCGTAAGAAGACGGCGGTGGCAGTCACCTACTGCAAGCGCGGCCGCGGTCTTATCAAGATCAATGGATGTCCTATTGAGCTTGTGGAGCCGGAGATCCTCCGCTTCAAGGCTTTCGAGCCCATCCTCCTCCTCGGCCGCCACCGTTTCGCCGGCGTTGACATGCGCATCCGTGTCAAGGGTGGTGGACATACCTCCCAGATCTACGCCATCCGTCAGAGCATCGCCAAGGCTCTCGTCGCCTATTACCAGAAGTACGTCGATGAGCAGTCCAAGAAGGAGATCAAAGACATCCTCGTCAGGTACGACCGCACACTCCTCGTTGCCGATCCTCGCCGCTGCGAGCCCAAGAAGTTCGGTGGTCGCGGTGCTCGCGCCAGGTTCCAGAAATCCTACCGTTGA